Below is a window of Sulfurisphaera ohwakuensis DNA.
AAAAGCCCATAAATATGCTTCATTAAATGAAAAAGCACATTTCAGGAATAAAATTACAGTAGAAGACGTGTTAAAATCCAGAGTGATATCATGGCCAATAAAATTATTAGATTCTTCTCCAATTAGTGATGGTTCTGCAACAGTTATATTTGCGTCAGAGGAAAAGGTAAGAGAATTAAAAATTGATACTCCTATATGGGTTAAGGGAGTTGGCTATAGTAGCGATACTTCTTATATTGCCGCAAGAGGTGAGTGGGTGGGTTTAGAAGCTGCAAGAGACGCTGCGGCAAAAGCTTATAAAATGGCTAAGATATCTCCGTTAGATATTGAATATGCAACTGTTCATGATTGTTTCTCAATTGCTGAAATTATGGCTTACGAGGATTTAGGCTTTGTTGAAAAGGGTAAGGGAGCTGAGTTGTTGAGAGAGGGACAAACAGAAAAAGATGGTAAAGTTGCTGTAAACTTGTTTGGTGGTTTAAAAGCTAAAGGTCATCCTTTAGGTGCAACCGGTTTATCCATGATTTATGAAGTTACAAAACAATTAAGGGAAGAAGCGGGGCCGGTACAACATTCTTTCAAAAGATATGTTGCTTTAACTCATAACGTTGGTGGTACAGGTCATTACGCTTACGTCATGATATTTAATAGGTGATATAAATGGATGGAATACCCCTTCTCTTTAAATATACTGTTCCAGATAAACTATATGAAAAATTCTGGGAAGGACTAAAGAAAGGTGAAATTTATACTACAAAGTGTAAGAAATGTGGTACACTGTATTATCCTCCGAGGAAGGATTGTGAGAAATGTATGTCCTCAGATATGGAGTGGGTTAAACTTAGCAATGAGGGCATACTTATGACTTATAGTATTGTTAAGCAGAAGCCCCAAGGGTTTGAGAATTACAGTGATTACATAGTAGGGATTGCAAGAAATTCTGATGGTGTAAATCTAATGTGTTGGGTTAAAGGTGAAGCAAAGGTTGGTAAAAAAGTCAGATTAACAACAGACGGCCAAAGGGTTATTTGTGAGGTGATAGAATGATTCTATATGATGAGACGGATCCAAAAGCATTAACAAAAGATGAAATAAAAGTAGTACAACAATTTAGATTTAGAAGGATGATAAAAAGAGTATTAGAAAATAGTCCATTTTATCGCAAAGTAATAAAAGAAAAAGGGCTAACAGTTGATGATATTAAAACTCCAGACGATTTAGTGAAGTTACCTTTTACGACTAAAGATGATTTAAGAAAATATGCATATCCTTATGGTGGTGATTTCTTAACAGTTCCTTTAAGTGAAATTGTAGGATGGCATATGACAAGCGGTACCACTGGTGTTCCTACAGTGGGTGCTTATACAAAGAGTGATATTGAATTATGGGCAAATTTAGTCGCTAGGTCTTTAAGAACTGCGGGTGTTACTAAGGATGATATAATTGCTAATGTATACGGATATGGGTTATTCACTGGTGGTTTAGGATTACATATTGGTGCTCAGAAGATAGGGGCTAAAGTTATTCCATGGAGTACCGGGAGAACTGAGGCATTAGTTAAAACACTTAAAGAGTTTAAGGTAACAGTAATTACGGGAACACCATCTTACGAGCTTTATATTGCTGAAAAAATTAGAGAAGCGGGAATAGATCCTGAAAAGGACTTAGACTTAAGACTAGCTATACCGGGAGCTGAAGCCATGACTAGTGAAATGTTAAGTAGAATAGAGAAAGAACTAGGCTTAAAAGCTAGAGGTGGAGGAGCAAGGGAGATTTATGGGCTAACTGAAGCTATTGGTCCAGGTGTTGCACAAGAATGCCCAGAAGATGGGCATAGTAAAATGCATATATGGACAGACCACTTTTATGTAGAGATAATAGACCCAGAGACTGGTGAAAGAGTAGATGAAGGAGAAGAAGGGGAATTGGTCATTACACATCTAACGAGAGAGGGTATGCCGTTAATTCGTTATAGGACTAGGGATATCACAAAACTTGAGGA
It encodes the following:
- a CDS encoding Zn-ribbon domain-containing OB-fold protein, translated to MDGIPLLFKYTVPDKLYEKFWEGLKKGEIYTTKCKKCGTLYYPPRKDCEKCMSSDMEWVKLSNEGILMTYSIVKQKPQGFENYSDYIVGIARNSDGVNLMCWVKGEAKVGKKVRLTTDGQRVICEVIE
- a CDS encoding thiolase domain-containing protein, with product MNRKVAVIGVGNSKFGKRDDVTIKELAWESVKEALEDSDLTQKDIDITVIGSTAYRGTEIYPAPPVSEYCGLVGKSPIRVEAACATGSSAAFTAINLIASGLADIVMAIGVDKMTEVDTSTSLAIGGRGGNYYWEFHMYGTTFPTYYALYATRHMALFGTTEEDMALASVKAHKYASLNEKAHFRNKITVEDVLKSRVISWPIKLLDSSPISDGSATVIFASEEKVRELKIDTPIWVKGVGYSSDTSYIAARGEWVGLEAARDAAAKAYKMAKISPLDIEYATVHDCFSIAEIMAYEDLGFVEKGKGAELLREGQTEKDGKVAVNLFGGLKAKGHPLGATGLSMIYEVTKQLREEAGPVQHSFKRYVALTHNVGGTGHYAYVMIFNR
- a CDS encoding phenylacetate--CoA ligase family protein; translated protein: MILYDETDPKALTKDEIKVVQQFRFRRMIKRVLENSPFYRKVIKEKGLTVDDIKTPDDLVKLPFTTKDDLRKYAYPYGGDFLTVPLSEIVGWHMTSGTTGVPTVGAYTKSDIELWANLVARSLRTAGVTKDDIIANVYGYGLFTGGLGLHIGAQKIGAKVIPWSTGRTEALVKTLKEFKVTVITGTPSYELYIAEKIREAGIDPEKDLDLRLAIPGAEAMTSEMLSRIEKELGLKARGGGAREIYGLTEAIGPGVAQECPEDGHSKMHIWTDHFYVEIIDPETGERVDEGEEGELVITHLTREGMPLIRYRTRDITKLEESEDDIPYPTVSIIKGRVDDVIFYKGVKIYPTAINEVIMHYPEIKEYKIIITREPAKFEILVETDKPSEELRRKLAAEIQGVAFATPEIQFVSPNTLPRWEGKSKRVEIK